A region of Fusobacteriaceae bacterium DNA encodes the following proteins:
- a CDS encoding adenosylcobinamide-GDP ribazoletransferase — protein MNGIIQLFKFMTRFPLFGSTPENEGELGKSMKFFPLVGFAIGVVLYIFLWILAKLLPGGHIFVITTIIAAIGVMITGDMHLRGLAATYDSIFKYRSRQKMLDMMKDDVSIGTNGAMALGIALLLKIFLLGAMLPKYPSLIMLVPVAGRLNCVVNCTYIGAAKNTGKAKLFADNTKVADLMAAVLITVGVVAVSMIFVPSFANYRLILFFLTLFAFAATVIAGYLFGYWMKKRIGGITGHTLGAVVEQSEVLFLLIIYMVLAGTFTGYL, from the coding sequence ATGAACGGAATCATCCAGCTTTTCAAATTTATGACCCGCTTCCCCCTTTTCGGATCGACGCCGGAAAATGAGGGCGAGCTGGGCAAAAGCATGAAATTTTTCCCGCTGGTCGGCTTTGCCATCGGCGTCGTGTTATACATCTTTTTATGGATCCTGGCAAAACTTTTGCCGGGGGGTCATATTTTCGTGATCACGACGATTATCGCCGCAATCGGGGTGATGATCACCGGAGATATGCACCTGCGCGGGCTTGCCGCCACCTATGACAGCATATTCAAATACCGGAGCAGGCAGAAGATGCTGGACATGATGAAAGACGACGTGTCCATCGGGACAAACGGCGCTATGGCCCTGGGCATAGCCCTTTTGCTGAAAATCTTCCTGCTGGGGGCCATGCTGCCCAAATATCCGTCCCTGATCATGCTCGTTCCCGTGGCCGGAAGGCTCAACTGCGTCGTCAACTGCACGTATATCGGCGCGGCGAAAAATACGGGCAAGGCGAAACTTTTCGCGGACAATACCAAGGTCGCCGACCTCATGGCCGCCGTCCTGATCACCGTGGGCGTCGTTGCCGTATCGATGATCTTTGTGCCGTCCTTTGCCAACTACAGGCTCATCTTGTTTTTCCTGACCCTGTTCGCTTTCGCGGCCACGGTCATCGCCGGCTACCTGTTCGGCTACTGGATGAAAAAACGAATCGGCGGAATCACCGGCCATACGCTGGGCGCCGTCGTCGAGCAGAGCGAGGTGCTGTTTCTGCTCATAATCTATATGGTCCTCGCGGGGACATTCACCGGGTACTTGTAA
- the radC gene encoding DNA repair protein RadC has translation MEGNKGNDGHRRRIREKYRKGGYGSFLDYEIVELLLTYCIGRKDVKPIARALTTKYKHIEDILRADAAELLKIDGVGENTALFLRLIGDIATRLYGERLADVDLVTLKNKNDLLAFLRGNLAFFSVENFMVIYLDVKNRILKHEILFSGTIDKSAVYPREIIREVLNLEAKSVIFAHNHPSGDVEPSTKDKEFTTHMHRGLREFDIALLDHIIISRDSYFSFLEYGTLR, from the coding sequence ATGGAGGGAAACAAAGGAAATGACGGTCATCGGCGCCGGATCCGGGAAAAATACCGGAAAGGCGGCTATGGGAGCTTTCTCGATTATGAGATCGTGGAGCTGCTCCTGACTTATTGCATCGGCAGAAAAGACGTGAAGCCCATCGCAAGGGCGCTCACGACGAAATACAAGCATATCGAGGACATCTTGCGGGCGGACGCGGCCGAGCTTTTGAAAATCGACGGCGTCGGGGAGAATACCGCCCTGTTTTTACGTTTGATCGGGGATATCGCGACCCGCCTCTACGGAGAACGACTTGCGGACGTGGATCTCGTCACGCTCAAAAACAAAAACGACTTGCTGGCTTTTTTGCGAGGCAATCTGGCCTTTTTCTCCGTCGAGAATTTTATGGTCATCTACCTCGACGTGAAAAACCGCATCTTGAAGCATGAGATCCTCTTTTCGGGGACCATCGACAAAAGCGCGGTCTACCCCAGGGAGATCATCCGGGAAGTCCTGAACCTTGAGGCAAAATCCGTGATTTTCGCCCACAACCACCCCTCGGGCGACGTGGAGCCTTCGACGAAGGATAAGGAATTCACGACCCACATGCACCGCGGTCTCAGGGAATTCGACATCGCGCTGCTGGATCACATCATTATTTCACGGGATTCCTATTTCAGCTTTCTGGAATACGGGACTCTCCGTTAA
- a CDS encoding stage 0 sporulation family protein, with product MERRKTDKNSVFNIVGVIFEVTRKRYYFEVVDNGDYKKGDYVIVDTVRGQEIGLLYTDVMPMSEQQLVLPLKPVLKKANPKEMKKYAQLRDEAKSAFLICKEKIAEHRLLMKLVESEYTFDKTKLIFYFTADGRIDFRDLVKDLANIFKLRIELRQIGVRDEARILGSIGLCGKELCCRTCINKLDSVSIKMVRDQGIVINPAKISGICGRLLCCMNYEYDQYEEALRDYPAVNQSVMTEQGKGKVISISPLSGYLFVDVEGNGVMKFDLDQVTFNRREASKLKTSGPDGKKNGREPEKDLDKELEKVLEPGAVEE from the coding sequence GTGGAACGGCGTAAAACAGATAAAAACAGCGTTTTCAATATCGTCGGCGTCATCTTTGAGGTCACGCGGAAACGATATTATTTTGAAGTGGTCGATAACGGCGACTACAAGAAGGGGGACTATGTCATCGTGGACACGGTCCGGGGGCAGGAAATCGGCCTCCTCTATACGGACGTCATGCCCATGTCTGAGCAGCAACTGGTGCTTCCGCTGAAGCCTGTCCTCAAAAAAGCCAACCCCAAGGAAATGAAAAAATACGCCCAGCTGCGGGACGAGGCCAAGTCGGCCTTTCTCATTTGCAAGGAAAAGATCGCGGAACACCGCCTGCTGATGAAGCTCGTGGAATCCGAATACACCTTTGACAAGACGAAGCTGATTTTTTATTTTACCGCCGACGGCAGGATCGATTTCCGGGATCTCGTCAAGGATCTCGCCAATATCTTCAAGCTGCGGATAGAACTCCGGCAAATCGGCGTCCGGGACGAAGCGCGAATTCTGGGATCCATCGGACTTTGCGGCAAAGAGCTCTGCTGCCGCACCTGCATCAACAAGCTCGACTCCGTCTCGATCAAAATGGTCCGGGATCAGGGGATCGTCATCAATCCCGCGAAGATTTCCGGCATCTGCGGCAGGCTCCTCTGCTGCATGAATTATGAGTATGACCAGTACGAAGAAGCCCTCCGGGATTATCCGGCCGTGAACCAGAGCGTCATGACGGAACAGGGCAAAGGTAAGGTCATTTCCATCAGTCCCCTGAGCGGCTATCTCTTTGTGGACGTGGAAGGAAACGGCGTCATGAAGTTCGACCTCGACCAGGTGACCTTCAACCGCCGGGAAGCGAGCAAGCTGAAAACATCGGGCCCTGACGGGAAAAAGAACGGCAGGGAACCGGAGAAGGATTTGGACAAAGAATTGGAGAAAGTCCTCGAACCCGGCGCGGTTGAGGAATAG
- a CDS encoding methyltransferase, translated as MTEESFIRGPYGFTSDTLALVRFFIRCRREKREADGKKQPAILDIGTGNGIIPVLLASEGGYRNLTAVEIQEGAAALARQNFEDAGIASDVTLIHGDVRELKAGNRFDVVISNPPYMAVDGRKTNLLEEKARSRHELSLTLEDLVASAKRLLKPVGKLYLVYKTTRFPELLQTLAACHFAPGRTRFVYGAPGRPSHAVLIEAGKGKGGPFTLEEPLYLNSQTEEEA; from the coding sequence ATGACGGAAGAATCGTTTATCCGGGGGCCTTATGGCTTTACCTCCGATACCCTGGCCCTCGTCCGCTTCTTTATCCGCTGCCGGCGGGAGAAGCGGGAAGCCGACGGGAAAAAACAACCCGCGATTTTGGATATCGGCACGGGAAACGGGATTATCCCGGTCCTTCTGGCAAGCGAAGGGGGATACCGGAACCTGACCGCCGTGGAGATCCAGGAAGGCGCCGCGGCATTGGCGCGGCAAAATTTCGAGGATGCGGGCATCGCTTCCGACGTGACCCTGATCCATGGAGACGTGCGGGAATTGAAGGCCGGAAACCGTTTTGACGTTGTGATCTCAAACCCGCCCTATATGGCGGTTGACGGGCGAAAAACCAATTTGCTCGAAGAAAAGGCCCGATCCCGGCACGAACTCTCCCTGACGCTGGAAGACCTCGTGGCCTCGGCCAAAAGGCTGCTGAAGCCCGTGGGAAAGCTCTATCTCGTGTACAAGACGACGCGCTTTCCCGAGCTCTTGCAAACCCTCGCGGCCTGCCATTTCGCGCCCGGCCGGACCCGATTCGTGTACGGCGCGCCCGGGAGGCCTTCCCACGCGGTCCTGATTGAGGCCGGAAAAGGGAAAGGCGGTCCCTTTACCCTTGAGGAACCTTTGTATCTCAATTCACAAACGGAGGAGGAAGCATGA
- a CDS encoding iron-containing alcohol dehydrogenase, whose translation MNAFTFYNPTRIFFGEGAISKLEKQLKEYGKTVLLTYGGGSIKKNGVYDAIMAVFAKTGKTVVEVSDIMPNPRTEKVYEGIKACKEHHVDFILAAGGGSVIDCTKMIAAGAKTDEDFWDAFFVKKLKCQEALPFGAVLTLAGTGSEMDCGGVITQWDTQTKISYFSPLLFPKFSILDPTYTYSLPKNQMINGAMDTLSHAFEQYFSRPDESNLSDDLAEAVMKNVIENLNTAIADPTDYVARSNLMWCATMGLNDLIGLGKEQDWITHKIEHALSAFYDVPHGAGLAVVHPNYMLYTYKNGVSKYARFARNIWHVDPTGKTEEQTALEGILRTKDYLKSIGAPSTLGELGVPESSIEAIAEKTILYKTSYSDLKAEDVKAILRLCL comes from the coding sequence ATGAACGCGTTCACATTCTACAACCCGACCCGGATCTTTTTCGGAGAAGGGGCCATTTCGAAACTGGAAAAACAACTGAAGGAATACGGGAAAACCGTTCTTTTGACTTACGGCGGCGGCAGCATCAAGAAAAACGGCGTCTACGACGCCATCATGGCCGTGTTCGCCAAAACCGGCAAGACCGTTGTGGAAGTTTCGGACATCATGCCGAACCCCCGGACCGAAAAAGTCTACGAGGGGATCAAGGCCTGCAAGGAACATCATGTGGACTTCATCCTGGCGGCCGGCGGCGGTTCCGTCATCGACTGCACAAAGATGATCGCGGCGGGGGCAAAGACCGACGAAGATTTCTGGGACGCCTTTTTCGTGAAAAAACTCAAATGTCAGGAAGCGCTCCCTTTCGGCGCGGTACTGACGCTGGCGGGAACGGGTTCCGAGATGGACTGCGGCGGCGTCATCACCCAGTGGGACACCCAGACGAAGATTTCCTATTTCAGTCCGCTGCTGTTCCCGAAATTCTCCATACTGGACCCCACCTATACATATTCGCTGCCGAAAAATCAAATGATCAACGGCGCCATGGACACGCTTTCCCACGCCTTTGAGCAATATTTTTCCCGACCCGACGAGAGCAATCTCTCCGACGATCTCGCCGAAGCCGTCATGAAAAACGTCATCGAAAATTTGAATACGGCCATCGCCGATCCCACGGACTATGTGGCCCGCTCAAACCTCATGTGGTGCGCCACCATGGGCCTCAACGATCTGATCGGTCTCGGCAAGGAGCAGGACTGGATCACGCACAAGATCGAACACGCCCTGTCGGCCTTCTACGATGTGCCCCACGGCGCGGGACTCGCGGTCGTCCACCCCAATTACATGCTCTATACCTACAAAAATGGCGTAAGCAAATACGCCCGCTTTGCCCGGAACATCTGGCATGTGGACCCGACGGGCAAGACGGAGGAGCAGACGGCGCTGGAAGGGATCCTGCGTACGAAGGACTACCTGAAATCCATCGGCGCGCCGTCCACCCTGGGCGAACTTGGTGTGCCTGAAAGCAGTATTGAAGCCATCGCGGAGAAGACCATCCTCTACAAGACAAGCTATTCGGACCTCAAGGCGGAGGACGTCAAAGCCATCCTCCGGTTGTGTCTGTAG
- a CDS encoding GNAT family N-acetyltransferase: protein MKTYAITEKGILREAQRKDAALVLEFIRGLAEYEHLLDMVEASEEGLARYLFDEKKVEILICEYEGKAVGFALYFHNFSTFLGKPGLYIEDLFILPEYRGKGLGKGMLTTIAQIAVERNYGRVEWACLDWNEPSIRFYKSQGAVPMDEWTIFRLTGENLAKLGAPGEKK, encoded by the coding sequence ATGAAAACATACGCAATCACGGAAAAGGGGATTTTACGGGAGGCTCAACGCAAAGACGCGGCCCTTGTGCTGGAATTCATCCGGGGGCTCGCCGAATACGAGCATTTGCTGGATATGGTGGAAGCGAGCGAAGAGGGCTTGGCCCGCTATCTCTTTGACGAGAAGAAAGTCGAGATCCTGATCTGCGAGTACGAAGGAAAAGCCGTGGGGTTCGCGCTTTACTTCCACAATTTTTCGACTTTCCTCGGAAAACCGGGCCTCTATATCGAAGACCTCTTCATCTTGCCGGAATACCGCGGAAAGGGTCTCGGCAAAGGGATGTTGACGACGATCGCGCAAATCGCCGTCGAGAGAAACTACGGACGCGTCGAGTGGGCCTGCCTCGACTGGAACGAACCCTCGATCCGCTTTTACAAGAGCCAGGGCGCCGTCCCCATGGACGAATGGACGATCTTCCGGCTGACCGGGGAAAACCTCGCGAAACTGGGCGCGCCCGGAGAGAAAAAATAA
- a CDS encoding CPBP family intramembrane metalloprotease, with the protein MLKDAPAFYRMCVFPALWEEIVFRGTLLLPFSRKYPRISVLATSVLFALIHGGLYPKVYAFCSGLILGAVVIKTGKLWLTILLHLMNNALVFFFILK; encoded by the coding sequence ATGCTGAAAGACGCGCCGGCTTTTTATCGAATGTGCGTGTTTCCGGCGCTGTGGGAGGAAATTGTGTTCCGGGGAACGCTGCTTTTGCCTTTTTCCCGAAAATATCCCCGGATATCGGTATTGGCGACTTCCGTCCTCTTCGCCCTCATTCACGGGGGCCTGTACCCCAAGGTTTACGCGTTTTGCTCGGGCCTCATCCTGGGGGCTGTGGTCATCAAGACCGGAAAATTATGGCTTACGATCCTGCTCCATTTGATGAATAACGCCCTCGTTTTTTTCTTTATCCTGAAATAA
- a CDS encoding NUDIX hydrolase yields the protein MDPLWLTWAKKLQSVAQSGLAYSDNPYDRDRYEQIREICVDILSRYTEAGEEKIRTLFASEDGYQTPKVDVRAAIFKGNEILLIREKIDGKWAMPGGWADVDLSIRDNIAKEAREEAGCEIKIRRMVAVLDRQRHVRDAFPFSVYKIIVECDYVGQHFEKNTETSAYGFFTLDNLPTLSEGRTNRKQLELCFAVRKEAAHEVIFD from the coding sequence ATGGATCCCCTGTGGCTCACCTGGGCCAAAAAACTCCAGTCCGTCGCCCAATCGGGGCTGGCTTATTCGGACAATCCCTACGACCGGGATCGCTACGAGCAGATCCGGGAGATTTGCGTCGACATCCTCTCCCGCTATACGGAAGCCGGCGAGGAAAAAATCCGGACGCTCTTCGCCTCCGAAGACGGCTACCAGACCCCCAAGGTCGACGTCAGAGCCGCCATTTTCAAGGGAAACGAGATCCTTCTGATCCGGGAAAAAATCGACGGCAAATGGGCCATGCCCGGCGGCTGGGCCGACGTCGATCTCTCGATCCGCGACAACATTGCCAAGGAAGCCCGGGAAGAGGCGGGCTGCGAGATCAAAATCCGCCGCATGGTGGCCGTCCTTGACCGGCAGCGCCACGTGCGGGACGCCTTCCCCTTTTCCGTCTACAAGATCATTGTGGAGTGCGACTACGTGGGCCAGCATTTTGAAAAAAACACCGAGACCTCGGCATACGGCTTTTTTACGCTGGACAATCTGCCGACGCTCTCTGAAGGCCGGACGAACCGCAAGCAGTTGGAGCTTTGCTTTGCCGTAAGAAAAGAAGCCGCCCACGAAGTGATCTTCGACTGA
- a CDS encoding MATE family efflux transporter — protein sequence MKDKAQDEKFLLMTTAPVGRLLVKMAIPTMVIMLVSALYNMADTYFVSALGTSATGGVGITFSLMNIIQAVGFFTGHGSGNYISRALGARKMEDAEKMAATGFITAFFIGCCILAAGSIFLTPLARTLGATETILPYAKDYLRYILLGAPFMVSSLMLNNLLRFQGSAFFGMIGMVSGAILNIGLDPLFIFTFGMGVKGAALATMISQTLSCLLLFVVGCNSAPGNVRIRVKAFSPSFWVYREMIRGGFPSLLRQGLQSIATILLNHAAGAYGDAVIAAVAIVNRIFLMSNSALLGLGQGFQPVCGFNYGAGRYDRVKKAFWVCLRTAVIFLVFLGAAAFIFSPKIIALFRKDDAEVIRVGALALRFQSLTYPLFAWIILNNMMLQTIGKAIPASILAFARQGFFLIPLLYTLVPALGVLGIQLCIPVADVCTFLLSVPMGIWALRTVLKEKAKEES from the coding sequence ATGAAAGACAAAGCCCAGGACGAGAAATTTCTCCTGATGACGACGGCTCCGGTCGGGAGACTGCTCGTCAAAATGGCCATTCCGACCATGGTCATCATGCTCGTGTCGGCCCTGTACAACATGGCGGACACGTATTTTGTAAGCGCTCTGGGGACAAGCGCCACCGGCGGCGTGGGCATCACCTTTTCCCTGATGAATATCATCCAGGCCGTGGGCTTTTTTACGGGCCACGGCTCCGGCAATTATATTTCCCGGGCGCTGGGCGCCCGCAAGATGGAAGACGCCGAAAAAATGGCGGCTACGGGTTTTATCACGGCCTTTTTCATCGGCTGTTGCATTCTCGCGGCGGGCTCGATCTTCCTCACGCCTCTGGCCAGGACCCTGGGCGCCACGGAGACCATCCTCCCCTACGCCAAGGATTATCTGCGCTATATCCTTTTGGGCGCGCCCTTCATGGTCTCGTCTCTGATGCTGAACAATCTGCTCCGCTTTCAGGGGAGTGCCTTTTTCGGGATGATCGGCATGGTCTCCGGGGCAATCCTCAATATCGGTCTCGATCCGCTTTTTATTTTCACGTTCGGCATGGGCGTCAAAGGCGCGGCTCTCGCGACCATGATCAGCCAGACGCTCAGCTGTCTTCTGCTCTTCGTGGTCGGTTGCAATTCGGCCCCGGGAAATGTGCGGATCCGCGTAAAGGCTTTCTCTCCTTCGTTCTGGGTCTACCGGGAAATGATCCGGGGCGGCTTTCCCTCGCTCCTCCGGCAGGGCCTCCAGAGCATCGCGACGATCCTTTTGAATCACGCGGCGGGCGCTTACGGAGACGCGGTTATCGCGGCGGTGGCCATCGTCAACCGGATTTTCCTGATGTCCAATTCGGCCCTTTTGGGCCTCGGACAGGGGTTTCAGCCCGTCTGCGGCTTCAATTACGGCGCCGGACGCTATGACCGGGTAAAGAAGGCCTTTTGGGTCTGCCTGAGGACCGCGGTCATCTTCCTGGTTTTCTTGGGCGCGGCGGCCTTTATCTTCTCTCCGAAGATTATCGCCCTCTTCCGGAAAGACGACGCCGAGGTAATCCGGGTGGGGGCGCTGGCTTTGCGCTTCCAGAGTCTGACCTACCCGCTCTTTGCCTGGATTATTTTAAACAACATGATGCTCCAGACCATAGGAAAAGCCATTCCCGCCAGCATTCTGGCCTTCGCCCGGCAGGGCTTTTTCCTGATCCCGCTGCTTTATACGCTCGTCCCCGCCCTGGGCGTCCTCGGCATCCAGCTCTGCATTCCGGTAGCCGACGTCTGTACGTTCCTGCTTTCGGTCCCCATGGGGATCTGGGCTCTGCGGACGGTCTTGAAGGAGAAAGCGAAGGAGGAAAGTTAA
- a CDS encoding AAA family ATPase, with amino-acid sequence MKKLPIGIDDFVKLVEDGYYYVDKTMLIADLLEHGGEVVVLERPRRFGKTLTLQMLFHFFDISRAETSRPIFEKLAIGNTQYMSELGKYPAVFMSYKDIQARNMQQFRTNFHKSIRYYLSECSFLLDRLGPGDTEVFHDLVKNENSIFLNNALFFLTKFFSTYYNQRVVLLVDEIESLSAYCESEEAYEEMSAFLRILYSSVTKSNPYLKFCLMCGIMRSSREGYFTDVTNARFVSVVDEGFETVCGFTTEEVQTALAQYGLSQYADAVHEWYGGYKFGGTEIYNPWSVVQFIAIKRFAPYWVQTSNDEVINFIFRMSLDTVYHDMFNLFNGESIRKFVFKSLPFRDLMARKKIWTLLLFNGYLTAEQVFDETGYCQLSLPNKETFLFFQNGFYEKFIGLNNLHFEELLNSLRGNNLKGENSFETNFQEIFKARLPEFTAENQEVFYYGMIGCMVLALKDEYKCYTNIEGKTEKIELILEPKDKNRDGFVFSFKMVGIGGSFRETMEEGLKGIDQKKYRTLFFENGVKRASAVAIAIYEDILRVSCVTL; translated from the coding sequence ATGAAAAAGTTACCTATCGGCATTGACGACTTTGTTAAGCTTGTCGAAGACGGCTATTATTATGTCGATAAGACAATGTTGATCGCCGACTTGCTGGAGCACGGCGGCGAAGTGGTGGTGCTGGAAAGGCCGAGGCGCTTCGGGAAGACGCTGACCCTGCAGATGTTGTTCCACTTTTTCGATATTTCACGGGCGGAAACCAGCAGACCGATTTTTGAAAAGCTGGCCATCGGCAACACCCAATACATGTCCGAATTGGGCAAATACCCGGCGGTTTTCATGTCTTACAAAGACATCCAAGCGCGGAACATGCAGCAATTCCGGACGAATTTTCACAAGAGCATACGCTATTACCTCAGCGAATGTTCTTTTCTGCTGGACAGACTCGGCCCGGGGGACACCGAGGTGTTCCACGATTTGGTAAAAAATGAAAATTCCATTTTCCTCAACAACGCGCTTTTCTTTCTGACAAAATTTTTCTCTACTTATTATAATCAACGGGTGGTCCTTTTGGTTGACGAAATCGAGAGCCTCAGCGCCTATTGCGAATCCGAAGAGGCCTATGAGGAGATGTCCGCCTTTCTCCGGATCCTCTATTCTTCGGTCACCAAAAGCAATCCCTATCTGAAATTCTGCCTGATGTGCGGCATCATGCGCTCGTCCCGGGAAGGATATTTCACCGACGTCACCAACGCCCGCTTCGTTTCCGTCGTGGACGAAGGCTTTGAGACGGTCTGCGGCTTTACGACGGAGGAAGTGCAGACGGCCTTGGCGCAATACGGTCTCTCACAGTACGCCGACGCCGTTCACGAATGGTACGGCGGCTACAAATTCGGCGGAACGGAGATCTACAATCCCTGGTCCGTCGTGCAGTTTATTGCGATCAAGCGCTTCGCGCCCTATTGGGTCCAGACGAGCAACGACGAAGTGATCAACTTCATTTTCCGGATGTCGCTGGATACGGTCTATCACGACATGTTCAATCTCTTCAACGGGGAGAGCATAAGGAAATTTGTCTTTAAAAGCCTGCCCTTCCGTGATCTCATGGCCCGGAAGAAAATCTGGACCCTGCTCCTGTTCAACGGATACCTGACGGCGGAACAGGTCTTTGACGAGACCGGCTACTGCCAGTTGAGTCTTCCGAACAAAGAAACCTTCCTCTTTTTCCAAAACGGTTTTTACGAAAAATTCATCGGCCTCAACAACCTCCATTTTGAGGAGCTTTTGAATTCCCTGCGGGGCAACAACCTCAAAGGAGAGAATTCCTTTGAGACGAATTTCCAGGAAATCTTCAAGGCCCGTCTTCCGGAATTCACGGCGGAGAATCAGGAGGTCTTCTATTACGGTATGATCGGCTGCATGGTTCTGGCGCTCAAGGACGAATACAAATGCTACACGAATATCGAAGGGAAGACCGAAAAAATCGAGCTCATCCTCGAACCCAAGGACAAGAACCGGGACGGCTTTGTCTTTTCCTTCAAAATGGTGGGAATCGGCGGCAGTTTCCGGGAGACCATGGAAGAAGGCCTCAAGGGCATCGACCAGAAAAAATACCGGACGCTTTTCTTTGAAAATGGCGTAAAACGGGCAAGCGCCGTGGCCATCGCCATCTATGAGGACATCCTGCGGGTGTCCTGCGTGACTTTGTAG
- a CDS encoding flavodoxin family protein → MKEILVITGSPRVGGNSDKMAWAFARGAEGKGNRVSYFEAGKKDILACIGCNTCFTRGQACSFDDDFREMAPLLEKADAVVFCTPLYYYSFPGKMKAAIDKFYAFLVGKHDLRGKECALLACGYGHRPDEFEALTKLYDLIYCGLGWKDRGRVLVRKALRMGDIEKTDGLRQAEELGASF, encoded by the coding sequence ATGAAAGAAATTCTCGTGATTACCGGCAGCCCCAGAGTGGGCGGCAACAGCGACAAAATGGCCTGGGCCTTTGCCCGGGGGGCCGAGGGAAAGGGAAACCGCGTCTCGTATTTTGAGGCGGGAAAAAAGGATATCCTCGCTTGCATCGGCTGCAACACCTGCTTCACCAGAGGGCAGGCCTGCTCCTTTGACGACGATTTCCGGGAGATGGCGCCGCTTTTGGAAAAGGCAGACGCCGTCGTATTTTGTACGCCGCTCTATTACTATTCCTTTCCGGGAAAAATGAAAGCGGCCATCGACAAATTTTACGCCTTCCTCGTGGGAAAACACGATCTGCGCGGCAAGGAATGCGCGCTGCTCGCCTGCGGATACGGCCACCGGCCCGATGAGTTCGAAGCCCTGACCAAGCTCTATGACCTGATTTATTGCGGTCTCGGGTGGAAAGACCGGGGGCGGGTTCTCGTCCGGAAGGCGCTCCGGATGGGGGATATCGAAAAAACCGACGGATTGCGGCAGGCTGAGGAGCTTGGGGCGTCCTTTTAA
- a CDS encoding lactate utilization protein has translation MEIKEQSIHKQRALLAAQVVKNLQRRRYEAYFCATKEEALEKALSLIPEGSSVAWGGSLSVVDIGLVDGIKKTPGLKIIDRDQSRTWDERMEKMRQSLLCDVYFSSTNALSEDGILVNVDWHGNRVAAQIFGPRSVVMIVGMNKVCKTREEAWSRARNYAAPINIFRILGDAQISGGAAKKNTPCAKTGTCSNCISEDCICSYIVETRVCRFPGRIKIILVGEELGF, from the coding sequence ATGGAAATCAAAGAGCAATCGATCCATAAACAACGGGCGCTGCTGGCGGCCCAGGTGGTCAAGAATCTCCAGCGCCGACGCTATGAGGCGTATTTTTGCGCGACAAAGGAAGAAGCCCTCGAAAAGGCCCTGTCGCTGATCCCCGAAGGATCTTCGGTCGCTTGGGGCGGATCCCTCTCCGTCGTGGATATCGGGCTCGTGGACGGGATCAAAAAGACCCCGGGGCTCAAGATCATCGACCGGGACCAGTCCAGGACCTGGGATGAGCGCATGGAAAAAATGCGGCAGTCCCTGCTCTGCGACGTCTATTTCAGCAGCACGAACGCCCTTTCCGAAGACGGGATCCTCGTCAATGTGGACTGGCACGGCAATCGCGTGGCCGCCCAGATCTTCGGGCCCAGATCCGTCGTCATGATCGTGGGCATGAACAAAGTCTGTAAAACCAGGGAAGAAGCGTGGAGCCGGGCGAGAAATTACGCGGCCCCCATCAATATCTTCCGTATCCTCGGAGACGCGCAGATCAGCGGCGGCGCCGCCAAAAAAAACACGCCCTGCGCCAAGACAGGGACATGCAGCAATTGTATCAGCGAGGACTGTATCTGCTCATACATCGTGGAAACGCGGGTCTGCCGCTTTCCCGGACGCATCAAAATCATCCTCGTCGGAGAGGAATTGGGCTTCTGA